From one Acidobacteriota bacterium genomic stretch:
- a CDS encoding PDZ domain-containing protein — MSEQPKRGFPGGRRMLGVVMVLGVLGLGIGIGSLITDRVDATGPGDSRLEMQEGKPVAGESVLNLSKAFEEVSNRVESAVVNINTEEVISRRGRQMPQPAPGDPMFDFFERFFGGVPQMPEQQTVRSLGSGVIVDPQGYIITNNHVVEGATKIKVNLAGGSEYSARMIGADPISDIAVIKISGSKPFPYAKVGNSKAMKVGDWVLAIGSPFGLEQTVTAGIISTTGRTFKEGDGPSDYSVFNEYLQTDAAINRGNSGGPLVNMNAEVIGINSFISTPTGSNAGIGFAVPSQLFVRVYNQVLETGKVSRGWIGVSMNSLPFTPAMAEFFKVKQGSGVLITQLIDEKGNPSTEGPAAKAGVKPEDVVIEFDGNKIRDNQDFLMAVTNTVPGRMAKMKVVRNGVEKELEIVLAERSRETLAERRYSFEESEEPPRTEIGLEFDNVPPTIAKTLNITGGVLVTSVKQGSLADEAGLIGPTRTEEGEVVDVIVAANGRSVKDKDDLFNTVKAMRSGSPVVLKFMRVLPRSEPAPYYTSITKP, encoded by the coding sequence ATGAGCGAACAGCCGAAAAGGGGATTTCCCGGCGGCAGGCGGATGCTCGGCGTTGTCATGGTTCTGGGAGTTCTGGGCCTCGGCATCGGGATCGGCAGCCTGATCACCGACCGGGTGGATGCCACGGGGCCCGGGGACAGCCGGCTCGAGATGCAGGAGGGGAAGCCGGTGGCGGGGGAGTCGGTCCTCAACCTGTCCAAGGCCTTCGAGGAGGTCTCCAACCGCGTCGAGTCCGCGGTCGTGAACATCAACACCGAGGAGGTCATTTCGCGCCGCGGGCGGCAGATGCCCCAGCCCGCCCCCGGCGACCCCATGTTCGATTTCTTCGAGCGCTTTTTCGGCGGGGTTCCCCAGATGCCGGAACAGCAGACGGTGCGCAGCCTCGGCTCCGGCGTCATCGTCGACCCCCAGGGCTACATCATCACCAACAATCACGTGGTGGAAGGGGCGACCAAAATCAAGGTGAACCTGGCAGGCGGGAGTGAATACAGCGCCAGGATGATCGGTGCCGACCCGATATCGGACATCGCGGTGATCAAGATCAGCGGCAGCAAGCCGTTCCCCTACGCCAAAGTCGGCAATTCCAAGGCGATGAAGGTCGGGGACTGGGTTCTCGCCATCGGCAGTCCCTTCGGCCTGGAGCAGACGGTGACGGCCGGGATCATCTCGACGACCGGTCGCACCTTCAAGGAGGGGGACGGTCCCTCGGATTACTCCGTGTTCAACGAGTACCTGCAGACCGACGCCGCCATCAACCGCGGCAACAGCGGCGGGCCCCTGGTGAACATGAACGCCGAGGTGATCGGGATCAACAGTTTCATCTCCACCCCGACCGGGTCCAATGCCGGGATCGGGTTCGCGGTCCCCTCCCAGCTGTTCGTCAGGGTGTACAACCAGGTCCTGGAAACGGGGAAGGTCTCCCGCGGCTGGATCGGCGTCAGCATGAACTCCCTCCCCTTCACCCCGGCCATGGCCGAATTCTTCAAGGTGAAGCAGGGGAGCGGGGTTCTGATCACCCAGCTGATCGACGAGAAGGGGAATCCCTCGACTGAAGGCCCGGCGGCCAAGGCGGGGGTGAAACCGGAGGACGTGGTCATCGAGTTCGACGGCAACAAGATCCGGGACAACCAGGATTTCCTGATGGCGGTGACCAACACCGTTCCGGGGCGGATGGCCAAAATGAAGGTGGTGCGCAACGGCGTGGAGAAGGAACTGGAGATCGTCCTGGCGGAACGGAGCCGGGAAACCCTGGCGGAGCGGCGCTACAGCTTTGAGGAGAGCGAGGAACCCCCGCGCACCGAAATCGGGCTCGAATTCGACAATGTTCCCCCCACGATCGCCAAGACGCTCAACATCACGGGCGGAGTCCTGGTCACCTCCGTCAAGCAGGGGAGCCTGGCTGACGAAGCGGGCCTGATCGGGCCCACGAGGACCGAGGAGGGGGAGGTGGTGGACGTGATCGTCGCCGCCAACGGGAGGAGCGTGAAGGACAAGGATGACCTGTTCAACACCGTCAAGGCGATGCGGAGCGGGAGTCCGGTGGTCCTCAAGTTCATGCGCGTCCTGCCGCGTTCCGAACCGGCCCCCTATTACACCAGCATCACCAAACCGTAG
- the hrcA gene encoding heat-inducible transcription repressor HrcA has protein sequence MTDAREYLINERVREILNWVIASFTVTGRPVGSRAVARHSREQLSPATVRNIMADLEEMGYLQQPHASAGRVPTDKAYRFYVDYLLERKDLSLQDQAIVERDLRLDDNAEHLMVRASQVLSRVSKNVGIVVSPPISRVALEHIHFTKLADKRILVILVSRSGIVQNRIIHCTEEIGQNELDQAARYITDHFKDRTLSEIRSRILKMIQHERAIYDTFMQQVITLSTKAFSETGGVPDAEVYLDGASNLINTPEFSDISRMKLLFETIEQKSRLADLLSRCIEGDTQEVRITIGAENALPGIEDCTLITSRYAVDGKTHGSLGILGPTRMEYARAISLVDYVARMFGRVLETGTKS, from the coding sequence ATGACGGATGCCAGAGAATATCTTATTAATGAAAGGGTTCGCGAGATCCTCAACTGGGTGATCGCCTCTTTTACCGTGACCGGCCGGCCGGTGGGGTCGCGCGCGGTGGCGCGACACAGCCGGGAGCAGCTCAGCCCCGCCACCGTGCGCAATATCATGGCCGACCTGGAGGAGATGGGATACCTGCAGCAGCCGCACGCCTCGGCGGGCCGGGTGCCCACGGATAAGGCCTACCGGTTCTATGTCGATTATTTGTTGGAGAGAAAGGATTTATCTCTTCAGGATCAGGCCATTGTGGAACGGGACCTGCGCCTCGATGACAACGCCGAGCACCTGATGGTGCGCGCCAGCCAGGTGCTTTCCCGGGTGTCGAAGAACGTGGGGATCGTCGTTTCGCCGCCGATCAGCCGGGTGGCGTTGGAACACATTCATTTCACTAAACTTGCGGATAAGAGGATCCTCGTCATCCTGGTGTCGCGGTCGGGCATCGTCCAGAACCGGATCATCCACTGCACGGAGGAGATCGGCCAGAACGAACTGGACCAGGCTGCCCGCTACATCACCGATCATTTCAAGGACCGGACCCTGAGCGAGATCCGGAGCCGGATCCTCAAGATGATTCAGCACGAGCGGGCGATCTACGACACCTTCATGCAGCAGGTCATCACCCTGAGCACAAAGGCGTTTTCCGAAACGGGGGGAGTGCCCGACGCGGAGGTGTACCTCGACGGGGCTTCAAACCTGATCAACACGCCGGAATTTTCCGATATCAGCAGGATGAAGCTGCTGTTTGAAACCATCGAACAGAAAAGCCGGCTGGCGGACTTGCTTTCCCGCTGTATCGAGGGGGACACCCAGGAGGTCCGCATCACCATAGGAGCCGAGAACGCCCTCCCCGGAATCGAGGACTGCACCCTGATCACCTCGCGCTATGCCGTCGACGGGAAAACGCACGGGTCGCTGGGGATCCTCGGCCCCACCCGGATGGAGTACGCACGCGCCATTTCGCTGGTGGACTATGTCGCCCGCATGTTCGGACGGGTGCTTGAGACAGGAACCAAATCATGA
- a CDS encoding nucleotide exchange factor GrpE: protein MTLKDNPETAEIQAQAAGMDGKGEPVEAVVPSDPEAQLEADLENARKEAAEWQDRFLRKAADLENYRKRMDRERTEARSLAQSTILIEFLPVADACERALKAFASGTGDGLDQYREGVELLYRQLLDTLGRAGAVPLEAEGKPFDPHLHEALSRQETAQYPEGTVITELLKGYLFRDKLLRPAQVIVAATPPTEDPANP, encoded by the coding sequence ATGACGCTGAAAGACAATCCGGAAACCGCTGAAATTCAAGCGCAGGCCGCCGGGATGGACGGAAAGGGGGAGCCGGTCGAAGCGGTGGTCCCCTCCGATCCCGAGGCGCAGCTCGAGGCGGACCTCGAAAATGCCAGGAAGGAGGCGGCCGAGTGGCAGGACCGCTTCCTGCGCAAGGCGGCGGACCTGGAAAACTACCGGAAGCGGATGGACCGGGAAAGAACCGAAGCCCGGTCGCTGGCCCAAAGCACCATCCTGATCGAGTTCCTGCCGGTCGCCGATGCCTGCGAGAGGGCGCTGAAGGCGTTCGCGTCGGGGACGGGTGACGGCCTCGATCAGTACCGGGAAGGGGTCGAACTGCTCTACCGGCAGCTGCTGGATACCCTGGGCCGGGCGGGCGCCGTGCCCCTGGAGGCCGAAGGGAAGCCGTTCGACCCGCACCTGCACGAGGCCCTTTCGCGGCAGGAGACCGCCCAGTACCCGGAGGGGACCGTGATCACCGAACTCCTCAAGGGGTACCTGTTCAGGGACAAGCTTCTCCGGCCGGCCCAGGTGATCGTGGCGGCCACGCCGCCGACGGAAGACCCCGCAAACCCATGA
- the dnaK gene encoding molecular chaperone DnaK, producing the protein MSRIIGIDLGTTNSCVAVLDGSSVEIVPSDLGGRTTPSIVAFAANGERVLGQVAKRQAVTNAANTISAVKRLMGRRYDSDEIQKIASFLTYAIVPSDNGDVRISVRDREYSPPEISAMLLQHLKLLAENHLGEPVTEAIVTVPAYFDDSQRQATKDAGRIAGLEIRRIINEPTAAALAYGLGKSERERIAIYDLGGGTFDISILELHQGVFEVVSTCGDSFLGGEDIDRAIVDWMVAGFRAETGIDLSADILARQRLKESAEKAKCELSFEPRARISLPFIASGPAGPRHLDRTLEREEFERLAAPLIERTTGFCHKAMEDAGLTPADIGKVILVGGQTRTPAVQRHVEAVFGQPPSLEVNPDEVVAVGAALQGGVLRGDLRDIVLLDVVPLSLGVETQGGLFTRVIEHNSTIPLRKKNIFTTVADHQTVVEVHVVQGERDLARHNRSLGKFELVGIQPAPRGVPQVEVAFDMDANGILSVSARDLLSGREQAVRITPSTGLGKDEIDRMVAEAREFGENDRKSRELTELRNRIQARAAVLVRSYLALGSLLDAADQKMLNEALRRARELGPEDGDAETLGELLDLVEAGASRLSEAVMSSPGEGQGGDPGGTEKPETGMRNLMKAALDDMEHT; encoded by the coding sequence ATGAGCAGGATCATCGGCATAGATCTGGGCACCACGAATTCGTGCGTGGCCGTCCTGGACGGCTCTTCGGTCGAGATCGTGCCCAGCGACCTCGGGGGGAGGACGACCCCGTCGATCGTGGCTTTCGCCGCGAACGGCGAGAGGGTCCTCGGCCAGGTGGCCAAGCGCCAGGCGGTCACCAACGCCGCGAACACGATCTCGGCGGTGAAGCGGCTGATGGGGAGGCGGTACGACTCCGACGAAATCCAGAAGATTGCGTCCTTTCTGACCTACGCCATCGTCCCCTCCGACAACGGGGACGTCCGGATTTCGGTCCGCGACCGGGAGTACAGCCCCCCGGAGATTTCGGCCATGCTCCTGCAGCACCTGAAACTCCTGGCCGAGAATCACCTGGGGGAGCCGGTCACGGAAGCGATCGTGACGGTCCCCGCCTACTTCGACGATTCCCAGCGGCAGGCCACCAAGGACGCGGGCCGGATCGCGGGCCTGGAAATCCGCCGGATCATCAACGAACCGACCGCCGCGGCCCTGGCCTACGGGCTGGGGAAGAGCGAGCGGGAGCGGATCGCCATCTATGATCTGGGGGGCGGGACGTTCGACATCTCCATCCTGGAACTGCACCAGGGGGTTTTCGAAGTCGTCTCGACCTGCGGGGACAGTTTCCTGGGAGGGGAGGATATCGACCGGGCCATAGTCGACTGGATGGTTGCCGGGTTTCGGGCCGAAACCGGGATCGATCTCTCCGCCGACATCCTGGCGCGTCAGAGGCTGAAGGAGTCGGCGGAAAAGGCCAAATGCGAGCTCTCCTTCGAGCCGCGGGCCCGAATCAGCCTTCCGTTCATCGCCTCCGGCCCGGCGGGGCCCCGGCACCTGGACCGGACGCTGGAGCGCGAGGAGTTTGAAAGGCTGGCGGCGCCGCTGATCGAGAGGACCACCGGGTTCTGCCATAAGGCCATGGAGGACGCCGGGTTGACTCCGGCGGATATCGGCAAGGTGATCCTGGTCGGGGGGCAGACCCGCACCCCGGCCGTCCAGCGCCATGTCGAGGCGGTTTTCGGGCAGCCCCCCTCGCTCGAGGTCAACCCGGACGAGGTCGTGGCGGTAGGGGCCGCGCTCCAGGGGGGGGTGCTGCGGGGGGATCTCAGGGATATCGTGCTCCTGGACGTGGTGCCGCTCTCACTGGGGGTCGAGACGCAGGGGGGGCTGTTCACCCGCGTCATCGAGCACAATTCGACGATCCCGCTCAGGAAGAAGAACATCTTCACCACCGTGGCGGACCACCAGACCGTGGTGGAGGTTCACGTCGTCCAGGGGGAGCGGGACCTGGCCCGGCACAACCGGTCGCTCGGGAAGTTCGAACTGGTGGGGATACAGCCGGCCCCCCGGGGGGTGCCCCAGGTCGAGGTGGCCTTTGACATGGATGCCAACGGGATCCTCTCGGTTTCCGCCCGCGACCTCCTTTCGGGCAGGGAGCAGGCTGTCCGGATCACCCCCTCGACCGGCCTGGGCAAGGACGAGATCGACCGGATGGTGGCCGAAGCCAGGGAGTTCGGGGAAAACGACCGGAAGAGCCGGGAGTTGACCGAACTGCGCAACCGCATCCAGGCCCGGGCGGCCGTGCTGGTCAGGAGCTACCTGGCCCTGGGGAGCCTGCTTGACGCGGCGGACCAGAAAATGTTAAACGAGGCGCTCCGCAGGGCCAGGGAACTCGGCCCCGAGGACGGAGACGCGGAGACGCTGGGCGAGCTCCTGGACCTGGTCGAAGCGGGCGCATCCCGGCTGTCCGAGGCCGTGATGTCGAGCCCCGGAGAGGGGCAGGGGGGCGACCCCGGCGGGACGGAAAAGCCCGAAACCGGCATGCGGAACCTGATGAAGGCGGCGCTTGACGATATGGAACATACCTAG
- the dnaJ gene encoding molecular chaperone DnaJ — protein MNDKRDCYEVLGVSRDASDQEIKSAYRRLALKYHPDKNPNDKGAEEKFKEAAEAYSILCDPDKRARYDRYGHSGLQGGFSGFDPTTFGDFGDILGEFFGFGDIFGGRRRGGPERGADLRYDLKISFREAAFGLKTRIKIPRQDTCGECDGRGTPKGKTPVKCPTCHGTGQVRYQQGFFSISRTCNQCNGAGQIVTEPCPECQGRGRVRREKVLEVRIPAGVDNGARLRIQGEGEAGVHNGPPGDLYVVIYVEEHPFFQRQGNNIYCQVPIGVTQAVLGADITVPTLEGEEKVRIPEGTQSGSVFRLRNKGVVSLGERGRGDQFVTVSVVIPTKLTREQRQLFESLAKASKDDELVQERNIFDKVKDIFG, from the coding sequence TTGAACGACAAAAGAGACTGCTATGAGGTCCTGGGGGTTTCGCGGGACGCTTCGGACCAGGAGATCAAGAGCGCCTACCGGCGCCTGGCGCTGAAGTATCACCCGGACAAGAACCCGAACGACAAGGGGGCCGAGGAGAAGTTCAAGGAGGCGGCCGAGGCCTACAGCATCCTCTGCGACCCCGACAAGCGCGCGCGCTACGACCGCTACGGGCACAGCGGGCTCCAGGGGGGGTTCAGCGGGTTCGACCCCACCACCTTCGGCGATTTCGGGGACATCCTCGGGGAATTTTTCGGGTTCGGGGACATCTTCGGGGGGCGCCGCCGGGGCGGGCCCGAGCGGGGGGCCGACCTGCGCTACGACCTGAAGATCTCTTTCCGTGAAGCCGCCTTCGGCCTCAAGACCCGGATCAAGATCCCACGCCAGGACACCTGCGGCGAGTGCGACGGCCGCGGAACGCCCAAGGGCAAGACGCCGGTCAAGTGCCCCACCTGCCACGGTACCGGCCAGGTGCGCTACCAGCAGGGATTCTTTTCCATCAGCCGGACGTGCAACCAGTGCAACGGCGCCGGGCAGATCGTGACCGAACCCTGCCCCGAGTGCCAGGGGCGCGGACGGGTCCGCAGGGAGAAGGTGCTCGAGGTCCGGATCCCCGCAGGGGTGGACAACGGCGCCCGGCTCCGCATCCAGGGCGAAGGGGAGGCGGGGGTGCACAACGGACCCCCCGGAGATCTCTACGTGGTGATCTACGTGGAGGAGCACCCGTTTTTCCAGCGGCAGGGGAACAATATCTACTGCCAGGTTCCCATCGGCGTCACCCAGGCGGTCCTGGGGGCCGATATCACCGTCCCGACGCTCGAGGGGGAGGAGAAGGTCCGGATCCCCGAGGGGACCCAGAGCGGCTCGGTGTTCCGGTTGCGCAACAAGGGTGTGGTCAGCCTCGGGGAGCGGGGGCGCGGCGACCAGTTCGTGACGGTCAGCGTGGTGATCCCCACCAAGCTGACGAGGGAGCAGCGCCAGCTGTTCGAATCTCTCGCCAAGGCCAGCAAGGACGACGAACTCGTACAGGAGCGGAATATCTTCGACAAGGTCAAGGATATTTTCGGATAG
- a CDS encoding 16S rRNA (uracil(1498)-N(3))-methyltransferase: MARRRFYVPPESITGPSAVLPEEQAHHLRDVLRLGAGETVEIFDGTGRGWAGEVTFGGFRVLVCGLRPLAAQESGVPVILAAALIKPARFEWMIEKATELGVGEVLPLKTRFGDVRIPGDKIGDRLGRWDRIAREASRQCGRMDAPRIHPPIDFDRLLDSDGVRGRGCVLFHEKAAEVWNPDPALPAAGVLLCVGPEGGWADRETEAARAAGFEVRGLGTRILRAETAAVAALAILQHRISGAGGDVSGPRGPLTSAGKS; this comes from the coding sequence ATGGCCCGCAGGCGCTTTTACGTTCCCCCGGAATCGATAACCGGTCCGTCGGCCGTTCTGCCGGAGGAGCAGGCGCACCACCTGCGCGACGTGCTGCGGCTCGGCGCGGGCGAAACGGTCGAGATCTTCGACGGCACCGGGCGGGGATGGGCGGGGGAGGTGACGTTCGGCGGTTTCCGCGTCCTGGTGTGCGGGCTGAGACCGCTGGCGGCTCAGGAATCGGGGGTCCCGGTAATCCTGGCGGCCGCGCTCATCAAACCGGCCAGATTTGAATGGATGATCGAGAAGGCGACCGAACTGGGGGTAGGCGAGGTCCTTCCCCTGAAGACGCGCTTTGGCGACGTCCGGATTCCCGGCGATAAGATCGGGGACCGCCTCGGCCGCTGGGACCGCATCGCCCGGGAAGCGTCGCGCCAGTGCGGGCGGATGGACGCTCCCCGGATCCACCCCCCGATCGATTTCGACCGGTTGCTCGATTCGGATGGCGTGCGCGGGCGCGGGTGCGTCCTCTTCCACGAAAAGGCCGCCGAGGTCTGGAACCCCGATCCGGCGCTCCCCGCGGCGGGCGTTCTCCTCTGCGTCGGGCCCGAGGGGGGGTGGGCCGACCGGGAGACGGAGGCGGCGCGCGCGGCGGGGTTCGAGGTGCGCGGGCTGGGAACGCGGATCCTGCGCGCGGAGACGGCGGCCGTGGCGGCCCTGGCCATCCTGCAGCACCGGATCTCCGGGGCCGGCGGCGACGTTTCCGGGCCGCGGGGGCCGTTAACGTCGGCGGGCAAATCTTGA
- a CDS encoding LUD domain-containing protein gives MDARQQILDSIRRALETPSHLPDEAAPETLSEATAIPELGLEEKIRLFRDEMKAVSGEYIEAASAAEAAEKIAALVREAPAAEASVSSGPLVDAVSAALSAGGIRLVKPETLEGDARKNAVAKILVGIVEAPCAVADTATLAIPLDGRSMQAYFLPEIVIALVSAKSLVANHFELFKRMPPEERKNLLLITGPSRTADIEKILILGAHGPRRLVACLMRD, from the coding sequence ATGGATGCACGGCAGCAGATACTCGATTCCATCCGCCGGGCGCTCGAAACGCCCTCCCACCTTCCCGACGAAGCGGCGCCCGAAACGCTCTCCGAAGCCACCGCCATACCCGAACTCGGCCTCGAGGAGAAGATCCGTCTCTTCCGGGATGAAATGAAAGCGGTGTCGGGGGAATACATCGAGGCCGCCTCGGCGGCCGAAGCGGCGGAAAAGATCGCCGCCCTCGTGCGCGAGGCCCCGGCCGCGGAAGCCTCCGTCTCCTCCGGTCCCCTCGTCGACGCGGTCTCGGCCGCGCTCTCCGCCGGTGGGATACGCCTGGTGAAGCCCGAAACCCTGGAGGGGGACGCCCGCAAGAACGCCGTCGCGAAGATCCTGGTCGGAATCGTGGAGGCCCCCTGCGCCGTGGCCGACACCGCCACGCTTGCCATCCCCCTCGACGGGCGCAGCATGCAGGCCTATTTCCTGCCGGAGATCGTCATCGCGCTGGTTTCCGCGAAATCACTGGTCGCCAACCACTTCGAGCTTTTCAAGCGAATGCCGCCCGAGGAGCGGAAGAACCTCCTGCTGATCACGGGCCCCAGCCGCACCGCCGATATCGAGAAGATCCTCATCCTCGGCGCGCACGGACCCCGGCGCCTGGTCGCCTGCCTCATGAGGGACTGA